From Salvelinus sp. IW2-2015 linkage group LG2, ASM291031v2, whole genome shotgun sequence, one genomic window encodes:
- the il1rapl1a gene encoding LOW QUALITY PROTEIN: interleukin-1 receptor accessory protein-like 1-A (The sequence of the model RefSeq protein was modified relative to this genomic sequence to represent the inferred CDS: inserted 12 bases in 9 codons; substituted 1 base at 1 genomic stop codon), whose translation MDNKDYDAYLSYTKVDPDQWSQETKEEERFALEILPDVLEKHYGYKLFIPDRDLIPTGSLANELYQDDTRLLRAYIXDVARCVDQSKRLIIAXRQLRGAAGWSIFELETRLRNMLVTGXIKVILIECAELRXIMNYQEVEALKHTIKTXTVIKWRGPKSNKLSSKFXKQLQYEMPFCRTDXMLSHEPALDVSEXGPFGELQTVSAISMAAAPPPPWHGAPGTPLVFHNSYHTTMRQKHYYRSYEYDLRRGHATAIASLGNQHTYCNXPLTMLNGTEAASGKSREHSVEEDHTXHAMLPLLPRETSISSVIW comes from the exons ATGG ATAATAAGGACTATGATGCATATCTGTCCTACACTAAAGTAGACCCTGACCAGTGGAGTCAGGAGACCAAGGAGGAGGAGCGTTTTGCCCTGGAGATCCTCCCTGACGTCTTAGAGAAACACTACGGGTACAAACTCTTCATCCCAGACAGAGACCTCATCCCTACAGGAA GTCTGGCCAATGAGCTTTACCAGGATGACACAAGACTTCTTAGAG cCTACA GGGACGTGGCGCGCTGTGTGGACCAATCCAAGCGCCTCATCATCGCATGACGCCAACTACGTGGTGCGGCGGGGTGGAGCATCTTTGAGCTGGAGACACGCCTCCGCAACATGTTGGTCACGGG GATCAAGGTGATTCTGATCGAGTGTGCCGAGCTGC GCATCATGAACTACCAAGAGGTGGAGGCCCTCAAACACACCATCAAGA TCACCGTCATCAAGTGGCGTGGCCCCAAGAGCAACAAGCTCAGCTCCAAGT TGAAGCAACTGCAGTATGAGATGCCCTTCTGCCGCACCGA CATGCTGAGCCATGAGCCGGCGCTGGACGTCAGCG CAGGGCCCTTCGGCGAGCTCCAGACCGTCTCCGCCATCTCCATGGCAGCAGCCCCTCCACCGCCATGGCACGGCGCACCCGGAACTCCGCTCGTCTTCCACAACTCCTACCACACCACCATGCGGCAGAAACACTACTACCGCAGCTACGAGTACGACCTGCGCCGGGGGCACGCTACCGCCATTGCGTCACTAGGCAACCAGCACACCTACTGCAA ACCGCTGACGATGCTGAATGGGACAGAGGCCGCCAGCGGGAAGAGCCGCGAGCACAGTGTGGAGGAGGACCACA ACCACGCCATGCTGCCGCTGTTGCCCAGGGAGACCAGCATCTCCAGCGTCATCTGGTGA
- the LOC111972503 gene encoding nuclear receptor subfamily 0 group B member 1-like: MCCCSRGGNRGQKTPSPSLDVSAPLAMATLEGCHCQDAGVQNNNNSILYNILKNDSLTTTEEPTSQPQHSQQHQVLKVPSCSSSSRFKLRQQQACSCSSSLRRGSLRSPQVTCKAASAVLMKTLRFVKNVPCFRELPEDDQXLLVRNGWVPLLVLGLAQDRVDFETTETAEPSMLQRILTGGCVSQGGLMDRQVEPEQSAGTPGVSLADIQGIKAFLKKCWGLDISTKEYAYLKGAVLFNSDLPGLCYLNYIQSLRREAHQALNEYVKLIHRDDATRFAKLLIALAMLRAISPPVVAQLFFKPIIGAVNMEEVLLEMFYGK; encoded by the exons ATGTGCTGCTGTTCGCGTGGGGGTAACAGGGGACAAAaaacaccctccccctctctggatGTCAGCGCGCCACTGGCCATGGCCACTCTGGAGGGCTGTCACTGTCAGGACGCCGGGGTgcaaaacaataacaacagcaTCCTGTACAACATACTGAAGAACGACAGCCTCACGACCACCGAGGAACCAAcatcacaaccacaacacagCCAGCAGCACCAAGTGCTCAAGgtcccctcctgttcctcttCTTCGAGGTTCAAGCTTAGGCAGCAACAGGCTTGCTCTTGCAGTTCCTCGCTGCGACGGGGGTCTCTCCGGTCCCCCCAGGTGACCTGCAAAGCCGCATCGGCGGTCCTCATGAAGACTCTGCGATTTGTAAAGAACGTGCCGTGTTTCCGCGAGCTTCCCGAGGATGACCAGSTGCTGCTCGTTCGGAACGGCTGGGTGCCACTGCTTGTGCTGGGCCTCGCGCAGGACCGGGTGGACTTCGAGACCACGGAGACCGCGGAACCTAGCATGTTGCAGCGGATCCTGACCGGCGGCTGTGTCAGCCAAGGCGGCTTAATGGACAGACAGGTTGAGCCGGAGCAGAGCGCGGGAACACCCGGGGTCTCTCTCGCGGATATCCAGGGCATCAAAGCGTTCTTGAAAAAGTGTTGGGGTTTAGACATCAGTACCAAGGAATATGCCTACCTCAAAGGAGCCGTGCTCTTCAACTCAG aTCTCCCTGGTCTGTGCTACCTCAACTACATCCAGTCACTGCGGCGCGAGGCCCACCAGGCTCTCAACGAGTATGTGAAGCTGATCCACCGGGACGACGCCACGCGCTTTGCCAAGCTGCTCATCGCCCTGGCCATGCTGAGGGCCATCAGCCCCCCGGTGGTGGCACAGCTCTTCTTCAAGCCCATCATTGGAGCCGTCAATATGGAGGAGGTCCTGCTGGAGATGTTCTATGGGAAGTAG